From Streptomyces fungicidicus, one genomic window encodes:
- a CDS encoding carbonic anhydrase, which produces MQPLIDNARMFGQRPEEFARLAEGQSPDVLFITCSDSRVVPALITGARPGELFELRTAGNIVPPYAPGRPSAEAATVEYAVGVLGVTDIVVCGHSHCGAIGALVRGDDLDAVPAVRDWLAHAADEPASADAADPACAEAVQHHVLAQLLRLRSYPCVGQRLASGRLRMRGWYYEVHTGAVREHLAGTDSFEAL; this is translated from the coding sequence ATGCAGCCCCTCATCGACAACGCCCGCATGTTCGGACAGCGCCCTGAGGAGTTCGCCCGCCTCGCCGAGGGGCAATCCCCCGACGTCCTGTTCATCACCTGCTCCGACTCCAGGGTCGTACCGGCCCTGATCACGGGCGCCCGGCCCGGCGAGCTCTTCGAGCTGCGCACCGCGGGCAACATCGTCCCGCCGTACGCCCCCGGGCGCCCGAGCGCCGAGGCGGCCACCGTCGAGTACGCGGTGGGGGTCCTCGGCGTCACGGACATCGTGGTCTGCGGCCACTCCCACTGCGGGGCCATCGGCGCGCTGGTGCGCGGCGACGACCTCGACGCCGTGCCCGCCGTGCGCGACTGGCTGGCGCACGCCGCCGACGAGCCCGCGTCGGCCGACGCGGCGGACCCGGCCTGCGCCGAGGCGGTCCAGCACCACGTCCTGGCGCAGCTGCTGCGACTGCGCTCCTACCCGTGCGTCGGGCAGCGGCTGGCCTCGGGCCGGCTCCGGATGCGCGGCTGGTACTACGAGGTGCACACCGGAGCCGTGCGCGAACACCTGGCCGGCACGGACTCCTTCGAGGCGCTGTGA
- the zapE gene encoding cell division protein ZapE, whose amino-acid sequence MSSSSPAARPGPITDVPPLSLCAREPHVPADRLVAEMVPPPRFDSVRFGTYIPDPDQPSQTEAVRVLDGFAAGLGSPAAGAAGRRRLFGFGRAASKAPAGPRGVYLDGGYGVGKTHLLASLWHATPADPDLKAFGTFVELTNLVGALGFQQTVKTLSGHRLLCIDEFELDDPGDTVLVSTLLGKLVEAGVALAATSNTLPGKLGEGRFASADFLREIQGLSAHFRALRIDGEDYRHRGLPEAPAPYSDELVTRTAHATEGASLDAFADLLDHLAKVHPSRYGALTDGLRAVCLTGVRPVPDQSTALRLVVLADRLYDREVPVLASGLPFDQLFSEEMLKGGYRKKYFRAISRLTALARDAGRLTEAR is encoded by the coding sequence GTGTCGTCCTCCTCCCCCGCCGCCCGTCCCGGTCCGATAACCGACGTGCCCCCGCTGTCGCTGTGCGCCCGTGAGCCGCACGTCCCCGCGGACCGGCTCGTCGCCGAGATGGTGCCGCCGCCGCGCTTCGACTCGGTCCGCTTCGGCACGTACATCCCGGACCCCGACCAGCCGAGCCAGACCGAGGCCGTGCGCGTCCTCGACGGCTTCGCGGCCGGCCTCGGCTCCCCGGCGGCCGGCGCCGCGGGCAGGCGCAGGCTGTTCGGCTTCGGCAGGGCGGCGAGCAAGGCCCCGGCGGGCCCCCGCGGCGTCTACCTCGACGGCGGCTACGGCGTCGGCAAGACCCACCTCCTGGCCTCCCTGTGGCACGCCACCCCGGCCGATCCCGACCTCAAGGCGTTCGGCACCTTCGTGGAGCTGACCAACCTGGTCGGCGCGCTCGGCTTCCAGCAGACGGTGAAGACCCTCTCCGGGCACCGGCTGCTGTGCATCGACGAGTTCGAGCTGGACGATCCGGGCGACACCGTGCTCGTCTCCACCCTGCTCGGCAAGCTGGTCGAGGCGGGCGTCGCGCTCGCCGCCACCTCGAACACGCTGCCGGGCAAGCTCGGCGAGGGCCGGTTCGCCTCCGCCGACTTCCTGCGCGAGATCCAGGGCCTGTCGGCCCACTTCCGCGCCCTGCGCATCGACGGCGAGGACTACCGCCACCGCGGTCTGCCCGAGGCGCCGGCGCCGTACTCCGACGAGCTGGTGACGCGGACGGCACACGCCACGGAGGGCGCCTCACTCGACGCCTTCGCCGACCTGCTGGACCATCTGGCGAAGGTCCACCCCAGCCGCTACGGGGCCCTGACCGACGGGCTGCGCGCGGTGTGCCTCACCGGTGTGCGTCCGGTGCCGGACCAGTCGACGGCGCTCCGGCTCGTCGTCCTCGCGGACCGGCTGTACGACCGCGAGGTCCCCGTACTCGCCTCCGGGCTGCCGTTCGACCAGCTGTTCAGCGAGGAGATGCTGAAGGGCGGCTACCGCAAGAAGTACTTCCGGGCGATCTCCCGCCTCACCGCCCTGGCACGCGACGCGGGACGGCTCACCGAGGCCCGGTGA
- a CDS encoding pyrimidine reductase family protein, with protein sequence MRRLFPVTDVTDATGEAAAREWSPAELAAAYAYPEPGPEGREPWLRANMVSTLDGAAQHDGRSQPISCPADMRIFGVLRALADVVLVGAETARQEGYRPARARADFAAAREAAGQGPAPVIAVVTAGLDLDFSLPLFTSPLVPTLVLTGAGAAPDRVAAAEAAGTRVVRAGEGAGVDPARVVPALAELGHTRLLTEGGPRLLGQLVAAGVLDELCLTVSPMLAAGDAQRIAGGPSVTLPRRFALESMLEEDGFLFTRYRRS encoded by the coding sequence ATGCGACGCCTGTTCCCCGTGACCGACGTGACCGACGCGACCGGCGAGGCGGCGGCCCGCGAGTGGAGTCCCGCCGAGCTGGCCGCCGCGTACGCCTACCCCGAGCCGGGACCGGAGGGGCGGGAGCCGTGGCTGCGGGCCAACATGGTGTCCACCCTCGACGGCGCCGCCCAGCACGACGGCCGCTCCCAGCCCATCTCCTGCCCGGCCGACATGCGGATCTTCGGCGTGCTGCGGGCCCTCGCGGACGTGGTGCTGGTCGGCGCGGAGACGGCCCGGCAGGAGGGCTACCGCCCGGCCCGCGCCCGTGCGGACTTCGCGGCCGCGCGGGAGGCGGCCGGGCAGGGCCCCGCGCCGGTGATCGCGGTGGTGACGGCCGGCCTCGACCTGGACTTCTCCCTGCCGCTGTTCACCTCCCCCCTGGTGCCCACGCTGGTGCTGACCGGCGCCGGGGCCGCCCCGGACCGCGTCGCCGCCGCCGAGGCGGCGGGCACCCGCGTGGTGCGGGCCGGGGAGGGCGCCGGAGTGGACCCCGCGCGGGTGGTGCCGGCGCTCGCGGAGCTGGGGCACACCCGGCTGCTGACCGAGGGCGGGCCGCGGCTGCTCGGCCAGCTGGTGGCGGCCGGGGTGCTGGACGAGCTCTGTCTGACCGTCTCGCCGATGCTCGCCGCCGGTGACGCCCAGCGCATCGCCGGTGGACCGTCGGTGACACTTCCGCGGCGTTTCGCGCTGGAGTCGATGCTGGAGGAGGACGGTTTCCTGTTCACGCGGTACCGGCGATCCTGA
- a CDS encoding indole-3-glycerol phosphate synthase, translating to MFTSVLMIEKALTSADVEFVTTLHGDEPVSFHVLLQPRGEQADRLLRAIDDVALGELDEAVREHETPEGEEAQSMGERALEVSLQALRTTGDTAEGRLVDNHPLDALKAVVAEVEADEVIVLTDPHYVEEFFHRDWASRARHKVGVPVLKLFSHSKA from the coding sequence GTGTTCACAAGCGTACTGATGATCGAGAAGGCCCTGACGTCCGCCGACGTGGAGTTCGTCACCACCTTGCACGGCGACGAACCGGTCTCCTTCCATGTGCTGCTCCAGCCACGCGGCGAACAGGCCGACCGGCTGCTGAGGGCCATCGACGACGTCGCGCTCGGCGAGCTGGACGAGGCCGTCCGCGAGCACGAGACCCCCGAGGGCGAGGAGGCCCAGAGCATGGGGGAGCGGGCCCTGGAGGTGTCCCTGCAGGCCCTGCGCACCACCGGTGACACGGCGGAGGGCCGGCTGGTCGATAACCACCCGCTGGACGCGCTGAAGGCCGTGGTGGCGGAGGTGGAGGCGGACGAGGTGATCGTCCTGACCGACCCGCACTACGTGGAGGAGTTCTTCCACCGGGACTGGGCCTCCCGGGCCCGGCACAAGGTCGGGGTGCCGGTGCTGAAACTGTTCTCGCACAGCAAGGCATAG
- the murC gene encoding UDP-N-acetylmuramate--L-alanine ligase — protein MAPGLPTAMDRPHFIGIGGAGMSGIAKILAQRGAKVAGSDAKDSATADALRALGATVHIGHAAGHLADDASCVVVSSAIREDNPELVRAAELGIPVVHRSDALAALMDGLRPIAVAGTHGKTTTTSMLAVSLTALGREPSYAIGGDLDAPGSNALHGGGEIFVAEADESDRSFHKYAPEVAIILNVELDHHANYASMEEIHQSFETFVGRVVPGGTLVISADHEGARELTRRLDGSVRTVTYGESADADVRVLSVVPQGLRSEVTVELDGAPLTFTVSVPGRHYAHNAVAALAAGAALGIPAAELAPALAAYTGVKRRLQLKGEAAGVQVIDSYAHHPTEMTADLEAMRAAAGDARILVVFQPHLFSRTRELGKEMGQSLSLADASVVLDIYPAREDPIPGVTSELIIEAARAAGADVTAVHDQAEIPEVVAGMAKPGDLVLTMGAGDVTDLGPRILDRLPK, from the coding sequence ATGGCACCCGGCCTTCCTACCGCCATGGACCGACCGCACTTCATCGGCATCGGCGGCGCCGGGATGTCGGGCATCGCCAAGATCCTGGCGCAGCGCGGCGCGAAGGTGGCCGGCAGCGACGCGAAGGACTCGGCGACGGCGGACGCGCTGCGCGCGCTCGGCGCCACCGTGCACATCGGGCACGCCGCCGGGCACCTCGCGGACGACGCGAGCTGCGTGGTCGTCTCCTCCGCGATCCGCGAGGACAACCCCGAACTGGTCCGCGCGGCCGAGCTGGGCATCCCGGTGGTGCACCGCTCCGACGCCCTCGCCGCCCTGATGGACGGCCTGCGCCCGATCGCGGTGGCCGGCACCCACGGCAAGACCACCACCACCTCGATGCTGGCCGTCTCGCTGACCGCGCTGGGCCGGGAGCCGTCGTACGCGATCGGCGGCGACCTGGACGCCCCCGGCTCCAACGCGCTGCACGGCGGGGGCGAGATCTTCGTCGCCGAGGCGGACGAGTCGGACCGCAGCTTCCACAAGTACGCTCCCGAGGTCGCGATCATCCTCAACGTGGAACTGGACCACCACGCCAACTACGCCTCCATGGAGGAGATCCACCAGTCCTTCGAGACGTTCGTCGGCCGGGTCGTGCCGGGCGGCACGCTGGTGATCTCCGCGGACCACGAGGGCGCCCGCGAGCTGACCCGCCGGCTGGACGGCTCGGTGCGCACGGTGACGTACGGCGAGTCGGCGGACGCCGACGTGCGGGTGCTGTCGGTGGTCCCGCAGGGGCTGAGGAGCGAGGTGACCGTCGAGCTGGACGGCGCCCCGCTCACCTTCACCGTGTCGGTCCCCGGCCGGCACTACGCCCACAACGCGGTGGCCGCGCTCGCCGCCGGCGCGGCCCTGGGCATCCCGGCCGCCGAGCTGGCCCCGGCGCTGGCCGCGTACACCGGGGTGAAGCGGCGCCTCCAGCTCAAGGGCGAGGCGGCGGGCGTGCAGGTGATCGACTCCTACGCGCACCACCCCACGGAGATGACCGCCGACCTGGAGGCGATGCGCGCCGCCGCGGGTGACGCCCGCATCCTCGTCGTCTTCCAGCCTCACCTGTTCTCCCGCACCCGTGAGCTGGGCAAGGAGATGGGCCAGTCCCTGTCGCTGGCCGACGCCTCGGTGGTGCTGGACATCTACCCGGCGCGCGAGGACCCGATCCCCGGCGTCACCAGCGAGCTGATCATCGAGGCGGCCCGGGCGGCCGGCGCGGACGTCACCGCCGTGCACGACCAGGCGGAGATCCCCGAGGTGGTCGCGGGAATGGCGAAGCCCGGTGATCTCGTTCTCACCATGGGAGCGGGCGACGTCACCGACCTCGGCCCGCGCATCCTGGACCGTCTGCCGAAGTAA
- the msrB gene encoding peptide-methionine (R)-S-oxide reductase MsrB produces the protein MPYDVEKPDEEWRAELSPSEYAVLRQAATEPAFTGEYTDTKTEGVYSCRACGAELFTSGTKFESHCGWPSFYDPKDTDAVELIEDRSHGMVRTEVRCSRCGSHLGHVFEGEGYPTPTDQRYCINSVSLRLQPAGD, from the coding sequence ATGCCGTACGACGTGGAGAAGCCGGACGAGGAGTGGCGCGCGGAACTGTCCCCGTCCGAGTACGCCGTCCTGCGCCAGGCGGCCACGGAACCCGCCTTCACCGGCGAGTACACCGACACCAAGACCGAGGGTGTCTACTCGTGCCGCGCCTGCGGCGCCGAGCTGTTCACCTCGGGCACCAAGTTCGAGTCGCACTGCGGCTGGCCGTCCTTCTACGACCCGAAGGACACCGACGCCGTGGAGCTGATCGAGGACCGGTCGCACGGAATGGTGCGCACCGAGGTCCGCTGCTCCCGCTGCGGATCCCACCTCGGTCACGTGTTCGAGGGTGAGGGATACCCGACCCCCACGGACCAGCGGTACTGCATCAACAGCGTCTCGCTGCGACTGCAGCCCGCCGGGGACTGA
- a CDS encoding molybdopterin-dependent oxidoreductase, with amino-acid sequence MARSFLPTRPGRGPFAPDFWRSPLRGPRFTSVLGVVLLTGVTLVFVTGLLSYAAYNPGLAPVNDKTPGKGILGFYLFPWPTDPPWLYRLTQGVHVTLGLVLVPVLLAKLWSVVPRLFTLPPARSLTHALERISLLLLVGGALFEFTTGILNIQLDYVFPGSFYPLHFYGAWVFFGAFLAHVALKAPVAFRNLRRMREGTGERPDDLVAPRPGPPTVSRRGALGLVGGGSLLLFATSAGRSFDGPLRATAVLTPHGGPEPGGGPAGFQINKTAAYAGIRAAETTEEAWRLTVTGPAGTVRLSRAGLLGMPLHSAALPIACVEGWSTSDQWWRGVRLRDLAALAGHDDPVDVYVESLQRHGAFRRGALRANQVADPRSLLALYVNGEELTADHGYPARIIVPAAPGVLNTKWVARLTFGDL; translated from the coding sequence ATGGCTCGGTCCTTCCTCCCCACCCGCCCCGGGCGCGGCCCGTTCGCACCGGACTTCTGGCGCAGCCCGCTGCGCGGCCCCCGGTTCACCTCCGTGCTCGGGGTCGTCCTCCTGACCGGCGTCACCCTCGTGTTCGTGACCGGACTGCTGTCGTACGCCGCGTACAACCCCGGCCTCGCGCCGGTGAACGACAAGACGCCCGGCAAGGGGATCCTCGGCTTCTACCTCTTCCCCTGGCCCACCGACCCGCCGTGGCTGTACCGGCTCACCCAGGGGGTGCACGTCACCCTCGGCCTGGTGCTCGTCCCGGTGCTGCTGGCCAAGCTGTGGTCGGTGGTGCCCAGGCTGTTCACCCTGCCGCCGGCCCGCTCGCTCACCCACGCGCTGGAGCGGATCTCCCTGCTCCTCCTGGTCGGCGGCGCGCTGTTCGAGTTCACCACCGGCATCCTCAACATCCAGCTCGACTACGTCTTCCCCGGCTCCTTCTACCCGCTGCACTTCTACGGCGCCTGGGTCTTCTTCGGCGCGTTCCTCGCCCACGTGGCGCTGAAGGCGCCGGTGGCGTTCCGTAACCTGCGGAGGATGCGGGAAGGGACCGGCGAACGGCCCGACGACCTGGTGGCTCCCCGTCCCGGCCCGCCGACCGTGTCACGGCGCGGGGCGCTCGGGCTGGTCGGCGGCGGCTCGCTGCTCCTCTTCGCCACCTCCGCCGGGCGCAGCTTCGACGGACCACTGCGCGCGACGGCCGTCCTCACCCCGCACGGCGGCCCCGAACCCGGAGGCGGACCGGCGGGCTTCCAGATCAACAAGACGGCCGCGTACGCCGGGATCCGCGCCGCGGAGACGACCGAGGAGGCCTGGCGGCTGACCGTCACCGGGCCCGCCGGCACCGTACGGCTCAGCAGGGCCGGTCTGCTCGGCATGCCGCTGCACAGCGCCGCCCTGCCCATCGCCTGTGTGGAGGGCTGGTCCACCTCCGACCAGTGGTGGCGGGGCGTACGCCTGCGGGACCTCGCGGCGCTCGCCGGCCACGACGACCCGGTGGACGTGTACGTGGAGTCGCTGCAGCGGCACGGTGCCTTCCGGCGCGGCGCGCTGCGCGCCAACCAGGTCGCCGACCCGCGCTCGCTGCTCGCCCTGTACGTCAACGGCGAGGAACTGACCGCCGATCACGGCTATCCGGCCCGGATCATCGTCCCCGCCGCGCCCGGCGTGCTCAACACCAAGTGGGTGGCCCGGCTGACCTTCGGCGACCTGTGA
- a CDS encoding class I SAM-dependent methyltransferase, giving the protein MSGGTAAATTARVGRQRTAAAAGHAWSADPYADALRAGRGPLFLRRADGWLLPLDVERWCAEADAADLEVLRRCEGPVLDVGCGPGRLVAALGALGHRALGIDVSEAAVAHTAGRGGQALLRSVFDPLPGTGRWGTALLMDGNLGIGGDPPALLDRMAQLLAPGGRLLAETVPYPDVDERALVQVTDAHGAPGVPFAWARVGTRALLGHASAAGWRADAEWSTGGRSFVSLRAK; this is encoded by the coding sequence GTGAGCGGGGGTACGGCGGCGGCCACGACGGCACGCGTCGGGCGGCAGCGGACGGCTGCCGCCGCCGGACACGCCTGGTCCGCCGACCCCTACGCCGACGCCCTGCGGGCCGGACGGGGGCCGCTGTTCCTACGGCGCGCCGACGGATGGCTGCTGCCGCTGGACGTGGAGCGCTGGTGCGCGGAGGCCGACGCGGCGGACCTGGAGGTGCTGCGGCGCTGCGAGGGTCCGGTGCTGGACGTGGGCTGCGGGCCGGGACGGCTGGTCGCCGCGCTGGGGGCCCTGGGGCACCGGGCGCTCGGCATCGACGTCAGCGAGGCCGCGGTCGCGCACACCGCCGGGCGCGGCGGGCAGGCGCTGCTCCGCTCCGTCTTCGACCCGCTGCCCGGCACCGGCCGCTGGGGGACCGCCCTGCTCATGGACGGCAACCTCGGCATCGGCGGCGATCCACCCGCCCTGTTGGACCGGATGGCCCAACTTCTCGCTCCCGGCGGCCGGTTGCTCGCGGAGACGGTTCCGTACCCGGACGTCGACGAACGTGCTCTGGTGCAGGTCACCGACGCCCACGGGGCCCCCGGAGTCCCGTTCGCGTGGGCCCGCGTCGGGACTCGGGCCCTGCTGGGCCACGCGAGCGCCGCGGGCTGGCGTGCGGACGCCGAGTGGTCGACGGGCGGTCGCTCCTTCGTGTCACTCCGGGCGAAGTAG
- a CDS encoding TIGR04282 family arsenosugar biosynthesis glycosyltransferase produces the protein MTSSSVTLLVIAKEPRPGRVKTRLTPPFTPEEAAGLAEAALADTLEVVARTPARRRVLVLDGAPGHWLPAGFEVVPQCAGGLDERLAAAFAGCDGPSLLIGMDTPQVTPELLTVDFGDCDAYFGPAEDGGFWALGLAEPDPGLLRGVPMSTPGTGAAQRRRLASLRVRELPRLRDVDTAYDATLVAGEAPGGRFAARLARLTAARP, from the coding sequence ATGACGTCCTCGTCCGTCACGCTGCTGGTGATCGCCAAGGAGCCCCGTCCGGGCCGGGTGAAGACCCGGCTGACCCCTCCGTTCACCCCCGAGGAGGCGGCGGGGCTCGCCGAGGCGGCGCTCGCGGACACGCTGGAGGTGGTGGCGCGGACGCCCGCACGGCGCCGGGTGCTGGTACTCGACGGGGCGCCGGGACACTGGCTGCCGGCCGGTTTCGAGGTCGTGCCGCAGTGCGCGGGCGGGCTGGACGAGCGGCTGGCCGCCGCGTTCGCCGGCTGCGACGGGCCGTCCCTGCTCATCGGCATGGACACACCGCAGGTGACCCCGGAGCTGCTCACCGTGGACTTCGGCGACTGCGACGCGTACTTCGGGCCCGCCGAGGACGGCGGCTTCTGGGCGCTCGGCCTGGCCGAACCCGACCCGGGGCTGCTGCGCGGGGTGCCCATGTCGACCCCGGGCACGGGAGCCGCGCAGCGGCGGCGGCTCGCGTCGCTGCGGGTGCGCGAGCTGCCGCGGCTGCGGGACGTGGACACGGCGTACGACGCCACGCTGGTCGCCGGGGAGGCTCCCGGCGGACGGTTCGCCGCGCGGCTGGCCCGGCTGACGGCGGCCCGCCCGTGA
- a CDS encoding glycosyltransferase family 2 protein, protein MRAVTTSSPAPEPAPPSVDVVLPCLDEAAALPWVLERVPPGWRALVVDNGSTDGSGGVARALGATVVHEERRGFGAACHAGLTAATADIVCFCDCDASLDPADLVPFVREVRAGRADLVLGRRRPRTRGAWPAHARAGNLALARLLRRRTGLRLRDLGPLRAARREELLALDLTDRRSGYPLQMVVRAADAGWRVVEHDVPYSPRTGASKVTGTWRGTFQAVRDMSRVLQEAPARAGAAS, encoded by the coding sequence GTGAGAGCCGTGACCACTTCCTCCCCCGCCCCGGAACCGGCCCCGCCGTCCGTGGACGTCGTCCTCCCTTGCCTCGACGAGGCCGCGGCGCTGCCGTGGGTGCTGGAACGCGTCCCGCCCGGCTGGCGCGCCCTCGTCGTGGACAACGGCTCGACGGACGGCTCCGGCGGCGTCGCCCGCGCGCTCGGCGCGACCGTCGTGCACGAGGAGCGGCGCGGTTTCGGCGCCGCCTGCCATGCCGGGCTGACCGCCGCCACGGCCGACATCGTCTGCTTCTGCGACTGCGACGCCTCGCTCGACCCGGCGGACCTGGTGCCGTTCGTGCGTGAGGTGCGGGCCGGCCGGGCCGACCTGGTGCTGGGCCGGCGGCGGCCGCGGACGCGGGGCGCCTGGCCGGCGCACGCCCGCGCGGGCAACCTCGCGCTGGCCCGGCTGCTGCGCCGCCGCACGGGGCTGCGGCTGCGCGACCTCGGCCCGCTGCGGGCGGCACGGCGTGAGGAGTTGCTCGCCCTGGACCTGACGGACCGGCGCAGCGGCTATCCGCTGCAGATGGTGGTGCGCGCCGCCGACGCCGGCTGGCGCGTCGTCGAGCACGACGTCCCGTACTCCCCGCGCACCGGCGCCTCCAAGGTGACCGGCACCTGGCGCGGCACCTTCCAGGCGGTACGGGACATGAGCCGCGTCCTCCAGGAGGCTCCGGCGCGAGCGGGAGCGGCGTCATGA
- a CDS encoding response regulator transcription factor has protein sequence MEQRTPDAEAGARVLVVDDDPTVAEIVTGYLDRAGYVVDRAGDGPGALARAAAHWPDLVVLDLMLPGMDGLEVCRRMRGRGPVPVIMLTARGDEDDRILGLEVGADDYVTKPFSPRELVLRVESVLRRSRPASAAASGPLRAAGLAVDPAARRATKRGAELALTVREFDLLAFFLRHPGRAFAREELMREVWGWDFGDLSTVTVHVRRLRGKVEDDPARPRLVQTVWGVGYRFDAAAVSGEE, from the coding sequence ATGGAGCAGCGAACACCGGACGCCGAGGCCGGGGCCCGGGTCCTCGTCGTCGACGACGACCCCACCGTCGCCGAGATCGTCACGGGCTACCTCGACCGCGCCGGATACGTCGTCGACCGGGCCGGCGACGGCCCCGGCGCGCTCGCCCGGGCGGCGGCCCACTGGCCGGACCTCGTCGTCCTCGACCTGATGCTGCCCGGCATGGACGGCCTGGAGGTGTGCCGCAGGATGCGCGGGCGCGGGCCCGTGCCGGTCATCATGCTCACCGCGCGGGGCGACGAGGACGACCGCATCCTCGGCCTGGAGGTCGGCGCGGACGACTACGTCACCAAGCCGTTCAGCCCGCGTGAGCTGGTGCTGCGCGTGGAGTCCGTGCTGCGCCGCAGCCGCCCGGCGTCGGCCGCCGCGTCCGGGCCGCTGCGGGCCGCCGGTCTCGCCGTCGACCCCGCCGCCCGGCGGGCCACCAAGCGGGGAGCCGAACTCGCGCTCACGGTGCGCGAGTTCGACCTCCTCGCGTTCTTCCTGCGGCACCCCGGGCGGGCCTTCGCGCGCGAGGAGCTGATGCGTGAGGTGTGGGGCTGGGACTTCGGCGACCTGTCCACCGTGACCGTCCATGTGCGGCGGCTGCGCGGCAAGGTCGAGGACGATCCCGCGCGGCCCCGGCTGGTCCAGACCGTCTGGGGCGTCGGCTACCGCTTCGACGCCGCCGCCGTTTCCGGGGAGGAGTGA
- a CDS encoding sensor histidine kinase — protein sequence MRDTLLIALFAFLGAAAAGLLGACVLLLIRRWSLTAHLAVVAGVGVAAMLAGTLAVARAMFLSAHDLSVVTTVVAMAAVVSTVTALLLGRWVVARSRELALAARSFGDGGSFAAPARASTAELAALSRELEATSARLAESRDRERALESSRRELVAWISHDLRTPLAGLRAMAEALEDGVAAEPDRYLGQIRTEVERLNDMVGDLFELSRIHAGALTLSLSRISLSDLIGDALAGADPLAREHGVRLVGDRGEPLPVEADGREMSRVLGNLLVNAIRRTPADGTVAVAARRSDEGVVVSVTDGCGGIPEEDLPRVFDTGWRGTHARTPPAGAGLGLAIVRGIVEAHRGHATVRNVTGGCRFEVTLPATEG from the coding sequence GTGCGGGACACCCTGCTCATCGCCCTGTTCGCCTTCCTCGGCGCCGCCGCGGCCGGACTGCTCGGGGCGTGCGTGCTGCTGCTGATCCGGCGGTGGTCGCTGACCGCCCACCTCGCGGTGGTCGCCGGGGTCGGGGTGGCGGCGATGCTCGCGGGCACCCTGGCCGTGGCCCGGGCCATGTTCCTGTCGGCGCACGACCTCAGCGTGGTGACCACGGTCGTCGCCATGGCCGCCGTGGTCTCCACGGTCACCGCGCTGCTGCTGGGCCGCTGGGTCGTCGCCCGCAGCCGCGAACTGGCACTCGCCGCACGGTCGTTCGGAGACGGCGGGAGCTTCGCCGCACCCGCCCGGGCGTCCACCGCCGAACTCGCCGCGCTCAGCCGCGAACTGGAGGCGACCAGCGCCAGGCTGGCCGAGTCACGGGACCGCGAACGCGCCCTGGAGTCCTCCCGCCGCGAACTCGTCGCCTGGATCTCCCACGACCTGCGCACCCCGCTCGCCGGACTGCGTGCGATGGCCGAGGCGCTGGAGGACGGCGTCGCCGCCGAACCGGACCGCTATCTCGGACAGATCCGCACCGAGGTGGAACGCCTCAACGACATGGTCGGCGACCTCTTCGAACTGTCCCGCATCCACGCCGGCGCGCTGACCCTCTCGCTCTCCCGGATATCCCTGTCCGACCTGATCGGCGACGCGCTCGCCGGCGCCGACCCGCTCGCCCGTGAGCACGGCGTCCGGCTGGTCGGCGACCGGGGGGAGCCGCTGCCCGTGGAGGCGGACGGCCGGGAGATGAGCAGGGTGCTGGGCAACCTGCTGGTCAACGCGATCCGCCGGACCCCGGCCGACGGCACGGTCGCCGTCGCCGCGCGGCGCTCCGACGAGGGCGTGGTGGTGTCCGTGACCGACGGCTGCGGCGGCATCCCCGAGGAGGACCTGCCGCGCGTCTTCGACACCGGCTGGCGCGGCACGCACGCCCGCACCCCGCCGGCCGGCGCGGGCCTCGGCCTCGCCATCGTCCGCGGCATCGTCGAGGCCCACCGCGGACACGCCACCGTCCGCAACGTCACCGGCGGCTGCCGCTTCGAGGTGACGCTCCCGGCGACGGAGGGCTGA